The proteins below come from a single Drosophila kikkawai strain 14028-0561.14 chromosome 3R, DkikHiC1v2, whole genome shotgun sequence genomic window:
- the LOC108084874 gene encoding uncharacterized protein, protein MDQVEQDLIAEIEEMERELIARGINPILPWNVRPTLLYVFAQLFEVLGRNLCLSTYVERGWNEYFAGLSNFYLVETPALEGRRMLGYRWFSVSLIFRASRSQPF, encoded by the coding sequence ATGGACCAAGTCGAGCAGGACCTCATTGCGGAAATTGAAGAAATGGAACGGGAACTGATAGCTAGAGGAATAAATCCGATTTTACCTTGGAATGTGAGGCCCACTCTGCTCTACGTATTCGCGCAGCTCTTCGAGGTGCTGGGCCGGAACCTCTGTCTGTCTACCTACGTGGAGCGCGGATGGAACGAGTACTTTGCCGGCctctccaatttttatttggtggaaacTCCAGCACTAGAAGGTCGGCGGATGCTGGGGTACCGCTGGTTCTCGGTGTCGCTTATATTCCGCGCATCCAGATCCCAGCCGTTTTAG